The Oncorhynchus nerka isolate Pitt River linkage group LG12, Oner_Uvic_2.0, whole genome shotgun sequence genome includes a region encoding these proteins:
- the LOC115118454 gene encoding CD99 antigen-like protein 2 isoform X1, translated as MKKCSAWSLFLVVSLLTVKALSQNSDGFDLSDALDDVSIATAATPKPVERAGADEEITPTKAPPKAPATKAPSHKPKPPSDEFDLSDALDPNNDIGGKDKNKGQADKGIGGGGRGDRAPNNRGGNGGGSFSDDDLLDFGKDDPYNPDKGKDTMAETGTIAGIISAIGLALVGAVTSYVSYQKKKLCFSIQQSLNADLVKTDNPDAVVATEPQVQQTLLEPPNAEPPSQDNTV; from the exons CTCTGTCCCAGAATTCAGATGGCTTTGACCTGTCTGATGCCTTGGATGACGTCTCTATAGCAA CAGCAGCCACCCCCAAACCAGTAGAACGGGCAGGAGCAG ATGAGGAGATCACCCCCACCAAGGCTCCACCTAAAGCCCCAGCCACTAAGGCCCCGTCACACAAGCCCAAGCCAC CCTCTGATGAGTTTGACCTGAGTGATGCTCTGGATCCCAACAATGACATTGGAGGGAAGGACAAGAACAAGGGACAAGCAG ATAAAGGTATTGGAGGCGGAGGCAGGGGAGACAGAGCCCCCAACAACAGAGGAGGGAACGGGG GTGGATCTTTCTCAGATGATGATCTGCTTGACTTTGGGAAAGACGACCCCTACAACCCTGACAAAGGCAAAG ACACCATGGCTGAGACCGGAACCATCGCCGGGATCATCAGTGCCATTGGCTTGGCGCTGGTCGGCGCGGTCACCAGCTACGTCTCCTACCAGAAGAAGAAGCTCTGCTTCAGCATACAGC AGAGCCTGAATGCAGACCTGGTGAAGACTGATAACCCAGACGCTGTGGTGGCCACAGAACCACAAG ttCAACAGACTCTTCTGGAGCCCCCCAACGCTGAGCCTCCTAGTCAGGATAACACTGTCTAA
- the LOC115118454 gene encoding CD99 antigen-like protein 2 isoform X2: MKKCSAWSLFLVVSLLTVKALSQNSDGFDLSDALDDVSIATATPKPVERAGADEEITPTKAPPKAPATKAPSHKPKPPSDEFDLSDALDPNNDIGGKDKNKGQADKGIGGGGRGDRAPNNRGGNGGGSFSDDDLLDFGKDDPYNPDKGKDTMAETGTIAGIISAIGLALVGAVTSYVSYQKKKLCFSIQQSLNADLVKTDNPDAVVATEPQVQQTLLEPPNAEPPSQDNTV; the protein is encoded by the exons CTCTGTCCCAGAATTCAGATGGCTTTGACCTGTCTGATGCCTTGGATGACGTCTCTATAGCAA CAGCCACCCCCAAACCAGTAGAACGGGCAGGAGCAG ATGAGGAGATCACCCCCACCAAGGCTCCACCTAAAGCCCCAGCCACTAAGGCCCCGTCACACAAGCCCAAGCCAC CCTCTGATGAGTTTGACCTGAGTGATGCTCTGGATCCCAACAATGACATTGGAGGGAAGGACAAGAACAAGGGACAAGCAG ATAAAGGTATTGGAGGCGGAGGCAGGGGAGACAGAGCCCCCAACAACAGAGGAGGGAACGGGG GTGGATCTTTCTCAGATGATGATCTGCTTGACTTTGGGAAAGACGACCCCTACAACCCTGACAAAGGCAAAG ACACCATGGCTGAGACCGGAACCATCGCCGGGATCATCAGTGCCATTGGCTTGGCGCTGGTCGGCGCGGTCACCAGCTACGTCTCCTACCAGAAGAAGAAGCTCTGCTTCAGCATACAGC AGAGCCTGAATGCAGACCTGGTGAAGACTGATAACCCAGACGCTGTGGTGGCCACAGAACCACAAG ttCAACAGACTCTTCTGGAGCCCCCCAACGCTGAGCCTCCTAGTCAGGATAACACTGTCTAA
- the LOC115118454 gene encoding CD99 antigen-like protein 2 isoform X4 — protein MKKCSAWSLFLVVSLLTVKALSQNSDGFDLSDALDDVSIATAATPKPVERAGADEEITPTKAPPKAPATKAPSHKPKPRGSFSDDDLLDFGKDDPYNPDKGKDTMAETGTIAGIISAIGLALVGAVTSYVSYQKKKLCFSIQQSLNADLVKTDNPDAVVATEPQVQQTLLEPPNAEPPSQDNTV, from the exons CTCTGTCCCAGAATTCAGATGGCTTTGACCTGTCTGATGCCTTGGATGACGTCTCTATAGCAA CAGCAGCCACCCCCAAACCAGTAGAACGGGCAGGAGCAG ATGAGGAGATCACCCCCACCAAGGCTCCACCTAAAGCCCCAGCCACTAAGGCCCCGTCACACAAGCCCAAGCCAC GTGGATCTTTCTCAGATGATGATCTGCTTGACTTTGGGAAAGACGACCCCTACAACCCTGACAAAGGCAAAG ACACCATGGCTGAGACCGGAACCATCGCCGGGATCATCAGTGCCATTGGCTTGGCGCTGGTCGGCGCGGTCACCAGCTACGTCTCCTACCAGAAGAAGAAGCTCTGCTTCAGCATACAGC AGAGCCTGAATGCAGACCTGGTGAAGACTGATAACCCAGACGCTGTGGTGGCCACAGAACCACAAG ttCAACAGACTCTTCTGGAGCCCCCCAACGCTGAGCCTCCTAGTCAGGATAACACTGTCTAA
- the LOC115118454 gene encoding CD99 antigen-like protein 2 isoform X3, whose amino-acid sequence MKKCSAWSLFLVVSLLTVKALSQNSDGFDLSDALDDVSIATAATPKPVERAGADEEITPTKAPPKAPATKAPSHKPKPPSDEFDLSDALDPNNDIGGKDKNKGQAGGSFSDDDLLDFGKDDPYNPDKGKDTMAETGTIAGIISAIGLALVGAVTSYVSYQKKKLCFSIQQSLNADLVKTDNPDAVVATEPQVQQTLLEPPNAEPPSQDNTV is encoded by the exons CTCTGTCCCAGAATTCAGATGGCTTTGACCTGTCTGATGCCTTGGATGACGTCTCTATAGCAA CAGCAGCCACCCCCAAACCAGTAGAACGGGCAGGAGCAG ATGAGGAGATCACCCCCACCAAGGCTCCACCTAAAGCCCCAGCCACTAAGGCCCCGTCACACAAGCCCAAGCCAC CCTCTGATGAGTTTGACCTGAGTGATGCTCTGGATCCCAACAATGACATTGGAGGGAAGGACAAGAACAAGGGACAAGCAG GTGGATCTTTCTCAGATGATGATCTGCTTGACTTTGGGAAAGACGACCCCTACAACCCTGACAAAGGCAAAG ACACCATGGCTGAGACCGGAACCATCGCCGGGATCATCAGTGCCATTGGCTTGGCGCTGGTCGGCGCGGTCACCAGCTACGTCTCCTACCAGAAGAAGAAGCTCTGCTTCAGCATACAGC AGAGCCTGAATGCAGACCTGGTGAAGACTGATAACCCAGACGCTGTGGTGGCCACAGAACCACAAG ttCAACAGACTCTTCTGGAGCCCCCCAACGCTGAGCCTCCTAGTCAGGATAACACTGTCTAA